The DNA segment GGCAGGCGAATATCTCGCACTCGTCGAACCGAATGGCATCACGCTGGCCTCGGAGTTCGATGCGCCTCAGCAGTACGAAAAGGTCTCCTACGGCATCGGCCAGGACGTCTCCGTCGAAACGTTGCTCGCCAACAGTGCCACGGGCAAGGTACGCGTCCCGACCGCCGGCGACGCGGCGCTGGGCACAAGTTGGACTAGTCCTACATTCAACGACGGCACGTGGACGAACGCGCAATCCGGCATCGGCTATGAGACCACGGCGCCCGGCTTCGCGGTGAAGAACTACAAAGCCAGCGTCACGGTCAATGATCTCTCCACCGCGGAAGAGGTGATTGAGAATCCGAACAACTACTCCAGCGTCGTGAGCGAGAACGCGGCGACGGTCAATTACCTCGGCACCGACAGCGCCGCGCACTATGGCAACGACCGCGCCTTCCCAGGACAAGTGATCGGGCAAGACGTCGATGATTTCGTGATCGAAGCCACGGCGCAGCTCACCATTCCTGCGACCGGCGCCTGGACTTTCGGCGTCAACAGCGATGACGGCTTCGGGCTCACGCTCAGTCGCGGCGGCGTACCGGTGTTCAACTCTTCCTTTCCCAGCCCACGCGGCGCCTCGGACACGCTGGCCGTGTTCAATGCCACAGAAGCCGGCATCTACGACGTGCGGCTGACTTTCTACGAGCGCGGCGGCGGCGCCGGGTTGGAATTTTTCGCCGCGCAGGGCAGCCACGGCGCCTTCAACGCGAACTTCGATCTGGTCGGCGACACCGCGAACGGCGGCCTGGCCGTCGAGTCGGTCGTCGTCACCGGCGGCAGCGGGCCGAGCTTGTCGACGTTCATCAAGACGGATCTCGAAACGTCGATGTTCGGCGTGAACAGTTCCGCGTATCTGCGGCTGCCGTTCAACGTGGCCGATCCGGCGAGTTACGAATCGCTCACGTTGCGGATGCGCTACGACGATGGCTTTGTGGCGTATCTCAATGGTCAGGAAATCGCGCGCCGCAACGCGCCCGGCGCCGCGACGTGGAATTCCACCGCGGTGCAAGATCGCCCCAACGCCCAATCGATCGTTGTCGAAGAAATCAACGTCACGGCGTTTATCGACGACCTGGTCGCCGGTAACAATGTGCTGGCCATTCAGGGGCTGAACGAAGTCTCGAACAGTACTGGCTTCCTGATTCAACCGGAGTTAGTTGAGATCACTGTCCTCGGCGATCAGGAGCGCTACTTCGGCGAGCCGACGCCGGGCGAATTCAACGCAACCTCTTTCTTCGGCGTCGTGGCGGATACCGACTTCAGCGTCGATCGCGGCTTCTACAGCGCGCCGTTCGATGTCACGATCACCACGCCGACCGCGGGCGCGACGATCCGCTACACCACGGACGGCAGCGAGCCGACGCTCAGCAACGGTAACAATTACACAGGCCCGATTCACGTCGACGGCACCACGACCGTGCGCGCCGTGGCCTTCAAAGACGATTTCCTGCCCACGAACATCGATACGCACAGCTATATCTTCGTGGCGGATGTGCGCAGCCAGACCGGCGCTGGCTTCCCCGGCGGCTGGGGTTCCCCCGGCCCGGACTACGAAGTCGATCCAAACGTCACGAACAACCCGGCGTACAGCGCCACGTTCGAGCAGGATTTGCTCACCATCCCTTCGATGTCGCTGGTGATGGAGATGAGCGATCTCTTCGACCCGGCGACCGGCATTTATGCCAACGCACAGCAATCCGGCGACGCCTGGGAGCGGCCCGGTTCGTTGGAAATGATCTACCCGGACGGTACGGAAGGTTTCCAGATCAACCAAGGCGTCCGGATGCAAGGCAACGTCGGGCGCAATCCTGAGTTCGTCAAGCACTCGTTTCGCTTTGTCTACAAGAACGAGTACGGCCCCAGCAAGTTGCGCTACAACCTGATTCCGGATTCCGGCATCGAGGAGTTCGACAACATCGTGCTCCGCGCCGGGTTCAACAATTCGTACATGTGCTGCGGCGGCGATCAGAACCAGCGCACCACGTTGATCCAGGACGAATGGGCGCGCGAAACGCTGCGCGATATGGGCCAGCTGCAAGGCGCCGGCACGTTCGTACATCTGTACATCAACGGGCTGTACTGGGGTCTCTACAACGTCGTCGAGCGCCCGAACGCGGCATTTATGGCCGACCACTTGGGCGGCGATAAGACAGACTACGACGCACTCAACTCGCTCAAGGTGCTGGACGGCGATCGCGCGGCTTGGGACGCCATGCGCAATCTGGCGGCGGCAGGACTGAGCACGCCCGCCGCCTACCAGGCGATTCAAGACCAGTACTTAGACGTCGACAATCTGATCGACTACTTCATGCTCAACCTGTATGGCGGCAACCAGGATTGGGACGACCACAACTGGTACTCCGGCCGCCTGCGCGAGGAAGGCGCCAAGTGGCAGTTCTTTAGCTGGGACGCTGAGCGGACGCTCGAATCGATCACCGGCATGAACATGACACCCGTCAATCAGGACTACCGCCCGTCGTTCATCTACAACGCGCTGCGGGCCAACCCGGAATTCCGACTGCGCTTCGCGGATCGCATTCAGCAACACATGTTCAATGGCGGCGCGATGTCCGTGGAAGCCAACACCGCGCGGTTCCTCAAGTGGGTCGAAGTGATCGATCGTGCCATGGTCGGCGAATCGGCCCGCTGGGGCGATACCCGCCGCGAGCCGCCCTACACGCACGACGTGGAGTTCGTCAACGAAGTGAACCGGGTCGTGCAGCAATACTTCCCCGGACGCCATGCCGAGATGATTAAGCAGTTCCGCGCAGCGGGTTTGTATACCAACGTCGATCCGCCCATTTACAGCCAGCACGGTGGCGCAGTGGCGCCAGAGGACGCGGTTACGCTAACCAGCGTCGGCACGACGTCGTTCACGCCGATCATC comes from the Planctomycetia bacterium genome and includes:
- a CDS encoding lamin tail domain-containing protein, translating into MMAGDVFISEFLAQNDGGLQDQDGDASDWIEIYNASAADVNLQGWHLTDDSDELTKWDFPLAVVPAGGFLVVFASGKDRAVAGSELHTNFSLSTAGEYLALVEPNGITLASEFDAPQQYEKVSYGIGQDVSVETLLANSATGKVRVPTAGDAALGTSWTSPTFNDGTWTNAQSGIGYETTAPGFAVKNYKASVTVNDLSTAEEVIENPNNYSSVVSENAATVNYLGTDSAAHYGNDRAFPGQVIGQDVDDFVIEATAQLTIPATGAWTFGVNSDDGFGLTLSRGGVPVFNSSFPSPRGASDTLAVFNATEAGIYDVRLTFYERGGGAGLEFFAAQGSHGAFNANFDLVGDTANGGLAVESVVVTGGSGPSLSTFIKTDLETSMFGVNSSAYLRLPFNVADPASYESLTLRMRYDDGFVAYLNGQEIARRNAPGAATWNSTAVQDRPNAQSIVVEEINVTAFIDDLVAGNNVLAIQGLNEVSNSTGFLIQPELVEITVLGDQERYFGEPTPGEFNATSFFGVVADTDFSVDRGFYSAPFDVTITTPTAGATIRYTTDGSEPTLSNGNNYTGPIHVDGTTTVRAVAFKDDFLPTNIDTHSYIFVADVRSQTGAGFPGGWGSPGPDYEVDPNVTNNPAYSATFEQDLLTIPSMSLVMEMSDLFDPATGIYANAQQSGDAWERPGSLEMIYPDGTEGFQINQGVRMQGNVGRNPEFVKHSFRFVYKNEYGPSKLRYNLIPDSGIEEFDNIVLRAGFNNSYMCCGGDQNQRTTLIQDEWARETLRDMGQLQGAGTFVHLYINGLYWGLYNVVERPNAAFMADHLGGDKTDYDALNSLKVLDGDRAAWDAMRNLAAAGLSTPAAYQAIQDQYLDVDNLIDYFMLNLYGGNQDWDDHNWYSGRLREEGAKWQFFSWDAERTLESITGMNMTPVNQDYRPSFIYNALRANPEFRLRFADRIQQHMFNGGAMSVEANTARFLKWVEVIDRAMVGESARWGDTRREPPYTHDVEFVNEVNRVVQQYFPGRHAEMIKQFRAAGLYTNVDPPIYSQHGGAVAPEDAVTLTSVGTTSFTPIIAAGSQWYYLDNGTNQGTAWKEVAFRPEDVKDGNGVPIWKSGFGEFGYGDGGEQTVVGFGPNAGNKHITTYFHKKFNITDLAGMDSVVLRVMRDDGAVVYINGQPLPTRFNMPGGDINYLTPASGAVGGGDESAFQELIIDKSLLHDGVNTIAVEVHQSGGGSSDLSFDLQLLVPTFDPSGGSIYYTLDGSDPRLPGGAPSPTAVLYDGNGLQFDASAEVRARVLLDGEWSALDAATFTVLAPKLRITEIMYHPPEPAPGSPYGDNDFEYLELQNTGATPMQLAGMKLSGGVDFTFVGGALAPGAHVLLVNNQLAFESRYGAGLTIAGEFNGNLNNSSDTLLLESAFQEKLLDFSYSDDWQPSTDGGGFSLVIVNPLAETGTWGDAPSWRASNKALGSPGKDDANPLAGDTNNDGDVNIADLNNVRNNFGASGPGVVGDTNGDNQVNITDLNAVRNNFGASNNNSPAPLRRSVSASQLATTTSVTTTVAARLETKRESDGTLSAWDRAILEFVGTTISPKRKLTKDVARDWDWRE